DNA sequence from the Solea solea chromosome 12, fSolSol10.1, whole genome shotgun sequence genome:
ggcTCTTGAGTATGGAGACAGATGGCTGAGGAAGACACACTATCTGTCCATCTAAATGggtgttttaaaagtgtttgcCATGCTTTTGGCAGCATATGAGCACCAAGCGTAAGCCAGCACAGACGGCTGCTGGCCACAGTCAAGGACTTTGCCAGTTCTCAGTAAATGTTCTCAATATGCTGTTTGTGTACTCTGGCTTGTTGGCCTCTGAGTGCCCTCTGTGTGCTCACTAGCCATAGATTTTCTTTGTCAATATTGCCCAAGTGCATATGAAGCAGGGCTAACatgtctcctcttcttcttcttcttcttcttcttcttcttcttcttcttcttctctctggcaGTGGCGCGTTTTCTGAGGTGGTGATGGCGCGGGAGAAGGCCGTGGGGAAGATGGTCGCAATCAAGTGCATCCCAAAAAAGGCACTGAAGGGGAAGGAGATGAGCATCGAAAATGAAATCGCTGTTCTGAGGAAGTAAGTGCCACCTGGCTTGATTTGACTATCATCTCTCCTCCATCTTGGCTCTCGCCAGCCGCGTTGAAGTCGGATTCTatacagatcagatttgactTTTCACAACCTTAAATAAAAAGTGTCTTCCATCCGAACGCGACTGcattaacaacaacagaaaacaacacatttgtgggTGAGACTTAGTTCTTGAGAACGACACTCTCCTCCAGTGCCTCGTGGATTCTGATGTGGCTGTTGTCATTCACATATCAGATATAGTATCTCTGATTTAGGACCACATACGGAAGTGACACCGATCTGATTGGAAAATCAGAATgaacaacctcatttctgtgtCTGCACAACTCTATCTCCGATCTGAACGCAGCCATTGTCAGGCCTGATTGCCTTTTCTTGTCAAATCTCCTCTCTCCACCATTCTTTGGTTCTTCCGCgctcacacactcgcacacacgtACACCACAGCGTATGACAGAACTGCGCTGACACCAGGTGACACTCCATCCACCCACCTCCAGGGTCTGATGGGTAATTCCACAGAGAAGCTCAAATATCAGTCATTATTGAAGGGAGCACACCCGTTGTTGGGTGTAGTTGCCTGGCTACAGTTGCTATCCTTtgacttcttttctttctcccccccccccactctccctctctcgctctctctctctctattcatACTTGTACGTGCTGTTTAAACAGCCTTGAAACCgcaacaacattttttattttgcactgaGAGAGGAAGTAAAGAGTCTCCCCACCTCCACATCTACCACCCCCTCCTTTTCTTTTACACCCACCTGCCCCACTGAATATGCTCCGTCATCTGCATATCTCGTTCCAGAGGCTGTTTTTGTCCCTCCTAAAACCTTGTTGCTCGGTTGCCTGGACACAGACTCGCGGCATCGTGATCCAtcctttattattttcttcaggTGCTCCTGCTGACGGGGGTTGCCGCTCCATGACTCATTGATAAGCATCCTCTAAGAatcgcaccccccccccccccacacacacacacacacacacacacacacacaaaaggttttttttcccacatgataacaaggatgatttttttttttttaacaaacatgacatgataaacaaacacacattaaatgtaaatatgtgttaATGTGCTGCCATGGGAAGCAAAGAAAAAGCTGTTTTCATTTGGAGGGGccatatttaataaaataaagggCTAAGTGCACTTCATTAGTGTCCTGtggtgaaatgaatgaatgaatgaatgagtacattttctctgctgtctcCTCCAGGATAAAGCATGAGAACATTGTGGCACTGGAGGACATCTATGAGAGCTCAAACCACCTGTACCTTATAATGCAGCTGTAAGTACATACGcccaccactgtgtgtgtttgtttgtttacatccacTCCTTGTCTCTCTTCTAGTTTGTCGATTTGATAAtctgctgtgtttctgctgGAATCAGCATCTCTAATGTCACATTTtactgtatgtgcgtgtgtttttattcattcatttttttcaaactgttttttaaatgtatgtgcgcacacacacacacagaaaaacatgttatGATATTTTCTTATTCCTTGTTCTGATCCACCTTACGTCTGCCCTTTTTAAAGAGCTTgtaaagtttgtaaagcaccATGAGGATAAGTGCTCCTTAACTAAAGGATTTAATTGTCGTGGACATGTGCTGCGTTGTGTTGCCAGGGTGTCTGGAGGTGAACTGTTTGACCGCATCGTGGAAAAGGGCTTCTACACAGAGATGGATGCCAGTCGACTCATTCGGCAGGTTTTGGACGCAGTCAACTATCTGCACTCCATGGGCATAGTGCACAGAGACCTGAAGGTAGACGAGCATTTCATATTCATAGTCGTTTGAAGAGTTCTAAATGTACTGCTGGGGAGAAGTCTTGAGTCATGAAGAGAAAGGGAAAGTCCCTGCTACAGTATATAACCCGGTGTGTGGGAACTACATGAGCTGTCAGTGTGATTCACCCACTTCTGACGTGTGTGTGATTTGAAATTACTCGACCTGGAATAATTACACCCTTTCCTTCTCTGTTCAGCCCGAGAACCTGCTGTACTTCAGTCCCCATGATGACTCAAAGATCATGATCAGTGACTTTGGCCTCTCAAAGATGGAGGGAACAGGAGACGTGATGGCCACCGCCTGCGGGACTCCGGGATACGTGGGTGAGAATTCCCTCTGAGCTCTCGCTGTGGTGGAAACTTGCTCGGAGATCATTAGACGCTGCAGTTGGCAAAACATGAGCCGGTCTAAGTGCCACAGGTTAACCTTAGCCATCTGCTGCACCAAGCGTTCCCGTTGTTCTCCAGTTTCTGTGCCAAAGTGCATGGAACAAGCTCTGATGGCATTTTCTCTCCATCAGTATTAGTTTCTTTGACTGTTTAAGCTGCAGTGTTTAACCTTTAGTGATTCCTGCctctgagggagcgtttgtgtgtatacagcagcagagcgcgGGCGGGTGGGGGGAAGGAAGTATTTATTTGCCAAACAACTGggtttttttcacttcacttttcgttttttattttagctttttCAGTTGTAGTAGTCCTACCTCATTTTGCAGCCGTCTCTCTTTACTAGCCtcctgttgctgttgcctccgtctgtgttgacataaaacaaatgtctCTTTTAATGACCTCCGTTTAGCTCTTCTATTCTGTTCTGCCGCTATCTTGACCGGGATTCCCTGGAAGAcgagatcttgtatctcaatgggacctCCCTGGCTAAATCAAGGATAAATgcaaaagaatgaaaataaaatcacttcctgtgtgcagtgcagggaCGTTGCCAGGCTCATAGGAttcaaacactgctatactgagacaCACATAGTGAACTTAATCAATGTATCAgacattttgtttatattaacGATAATATTTCTGTGTTGCAGCTCCCGAGGTTTTAGCTCAGAAGCCATACAGTAAAGCTGTGGACTGCTGGTCTATTGGGGTCATCGCATATATTCTGTGAGTAACTAATGTCATATATGAATTCAGCCACCAACTGAATCTTAATTTAGAACGCATGAATGGATGTGTGAGGTTTAGAGCTGGGGTTTGATTGACAAGCAGCTTCACACATTATGTGTTAATTCCTGTGTGAAGgtgtcttaaccctttaacaccttttttcgcttattttaaccttaaaaagggtcctgtgactaagtgttttgcccttttttccggaatcactttcaatatctggcaggtaaatttacaattcactgcatgttaaaatggttttaaacaatttaaaatgaagaaaaacaaaaagtcttcAGAAAAAACCCTGTAGtttgaataacatttaaaataacatttgtttgagtctttgtctcaatgtccaacaACGAgccaaaaaaatattataaaatatatataaaactattccaactctctcctctctggtgacaaagacgctaaTTCGGCGGTGAtagaaattaccgtaataacctcatgttggctttgacatgcaacttctcagctttcggaaaccattggaatttttccgtcgcttaattacggtaatgcaaagtgcaaagtgcacttgcgttgggttaaacatgtttgatatttttgtgGTATGGCTTTGAAGTGGcttgtttccatgtggatgttTGCTTCAAAATTTGAAGGGATGAAGGTTTATTAAGAATAAAGGAATCATCACAAGTTTGAGGGACAATCATCTAATCTGCTCTGTTAAgacattttatatcttttaagattatAGTGATGCCCTGATCTGCTCTCGCACACAATATATATTGAAAGTGTTACACAATACGCCAAACTAATCAAATAAAGTAGGAAATCCCAGGTCTCACTGTCCATTtgtttgcattcatttattttaaggtaATTTAGTGGAAGACATGATGTAATCCCACTGGTGATGAAATCATTTATGCTGTTTCATcatcagacacaaaacaaatctacagtttgcatgtatgtttttttttccgtaTCATATGAAAATGGACTAATTTCTTTTCCTCTTAGTCTTCATGTCGTCTCTCTAATCTCTCTGAATCACCTCTCCTTGCATGctatataaaaatgaaactgCCCGTGTATGAGATTAGGCCACAGCTAATCCTTTTAGATTTGGGTTAGAAGTTTCTCACACCAGCTGGATGACAGCACTCACATAAACTGTTGTTGTGCAATCATCCATCCCTTTCTTTCCCCAGGCTTTGCGGTTACCCTCCCTTCTATGATGAGAACGATTCAAAGCTGTTTGAGCAGATTCTCAGGGCGGACTACGAGTTTGACGCGCCGTACTGGGATGACATATCAGACTCTGGTGAGCTACGACACGGACATgtactgtgtatgtttgtgtcgaTGTCGGCGGTGTATTCAAAGAAACCGTtcgccctttgcacagcagccattttcgACGTGCTTTAGCCCAAACGTGGAGCATGTAGTGGCCTTTAAATACCTCGGCACGGAGATTGACTCTCACGTGTCATTCCCCCGTCACAGTGACGCAGTGTACATGGAGGCACAGCAACGCCTGTTCCTCCTGAGGAAACTCGGGAGCTTTAACGCCAGCTGTGTACAAATCACTCTCACCTTTAACATCACATCCTGGTTCACCTTCATCTGCTTCATCAAGTTGATTATAAATCAAGCAAGTAAAATGACTGTGATGTACaatatgacaaacacatttctaaaCATCTACtactttattcttcttttttttttacaaatattcacaaaagagcatcttctgtcctagcacttaacTTACTCCCTATCCCCTACCCCCTACCCCGCACTATCTCCTTCTACACTTGGATCCacctaaatgcttaaatgtaaatagtgGCTCTATAGAAACAGTGACGGTGACccagcatgcaccctgaaatttaaataaatttcacttcctttttttaactACTGCAACCTGTTAAATTGGCTGCTGTGTTACAGAGTCGTGCCGTCCCTTTACAATCAAGATAAAAACCCtaaacaaatgttatgtttgTAGTCCAGAAACTAACAAATGATAAATGTCCCTAGTTCCTAGTTTTTTCTGTCCCTGTTATTTCATGGAAATTCCTGTTGAACTCAGAGTTTACATGTCATTTCCTGCTTCCTGCTCAGCCAagtcaaatacatttatttatacagggTGGGGGTTATATTATAAATCACAAATTTGGGGATTGGAGTACGTGCAATATGAAACAACCTCTTAAAAATAGGCCGTTTTCACCCTCtcttcaaaaaaacaacttttaaagAAACCTCTGGTCGAGCATTAGAGGAGGGAGCCTTTTATCCAGGATGGACAGAGAAAAACTGTTCTCACTCTCATAATTCTTCACTGCGGAGTtttgacttttactttttcacatgCTCTCAGCCACTTTACAGTTCTAGTGTGGAAATTTAGGGGTTAATTGGTAGAAAGTAATTTTGTATTatataaaaatctgtttttataatAAGCCTCTCGTATCTCATTTTAATAGTCGTTTATccaggccaccatcttgtgcctTCATGAATATACGGCAGCCCAAATGGCACAAGCTCACTGTGCAAATGTAGAAGAACAGCATGctttctggtatgtgagggccaccgtagttcgcTAAACCGCTCGCCATTAAACGTCTCTAATtcttacacgctggacctttttaagaaccaaaaaaacaaacaaaatgtagtGATGTTTCCTGTCTTTGTAATTAGTTTTAGGAACTTTCAGACAAGCAGACCTGTAAAATGAAGCATTAGATTTTTCAGTGCAGCAGAGAATGACACATGTTCTCAGCCGGATGCGCTCTTGACCTTTTCGATTGCTTTCACAGCCAAAGACTTCATCAGCTGCCTAATGGAGAAGGACCCAGAGAAGAGATTCACATGTGACCAGGCTCTCGAGCATCCCTGGTGAGAAACACACTGTCCCCCACCCCAGATAATCACAGGGAACCTTACATCTCAGTGTGATTAAATATTGGTGTGACGCAGCCAGCCAGACTCATGCACTTGTCACAGAGAACAGGACCTCCATATCACCATGGCTTCGTGCCACAAACTCGCCAACCAGCCCTCCGGAGAGAAATCTGTTGAATTAATGGCTGCCAATAAGTGGCTTAGCTTCCTGAAGGATCCTTGAAGAATGTGGAAGCTTTAATGAACAATTAAGATGTCTTTCCAGGCCTTAGCTGGAGCTAACAAGGAGTCAGTTGGCATGGGCTGCCGTCTCCTGCTCAAGCAGCCTTTATGAATATGTCTGTTAGTGAGTAATGTGTGTTTGGGGTCCTGGGCAGGTGGTCCCTCTGATACCACTAACAAGTGAGAAATGGCGTTTCCTGACAGAGATATTATGATGAATGTGgcagaaagtgaaaaaaaaaaacaaccattacCCCACCGTACTGTGTGTGAATTCCTATTACAGATACAGAAACTATGAATCATTTGGGGCCAAGGTGGATTTTTATTTGCGTGATCTACAAGGACTTGACTTTGATTTGCAGGATTGCTGGAGACACGGCTCTCTGCAAGAACATACACGAGTCCGTCAGTCGACAGATGCGGAAAAACTTTGCCAAAAGCAAATGGAGGGTGAGTACAGAACGGTCGACATGATAAATACACGAGAACACCAAACATTACACAAACGAACTCGAGCCGTGTTTGAGAGTGTGGCTTTTAAAAGGAGCTCATTACATTACGCGATGACTTTGATCAAAACAACCTTGTGACattactagagctgcaactgttATTTccgtaatcgattaatctgtcgattgttttctTAATTCATCGATTaaatgtttggtccataaaatatcagaaaaccaaaaaatgttgatcggaaaatgatgatgttcccaaatgtcttgttttgtccacaaaccaaaaggattaacttctaatgatttctttgttatccagtgcatagaaatgaagaaaatatccacatttaagaagcttaaacaatcggaaatcttgttttaatcatgaaaaaagcttcaaaccgatgaatcgattatcaaaacagttgtcgattaattaagtaatcgattaatcgattaattgtttcagctctagacatTACAGCGTTACCGTCTGAGTCAAATAACTTGTTGTAGAGTCGCTTACCCGTGTTGTTTTGTAGTCAAGACCTCCTATAAATGTAATCACCGTAGTAACCGTGTTATAGATCTGCCTCCCTATCACTCACCTGCAtgtgcagccaatcacagacatCGATCCTGTGCGATGTCCTGCACATAAACTCTCATTGTTGGCTGtaacatgtctttttttcagtCGGTCATGCACAGTTTATTCCTTGTCATAGGAACTTTATTGATAATCTCAATCGTGTGAAGTAGAGTTTCTCACAGTTCACAGGTTCTTGTGAACTGTTGGTGTAGTGGGTGtggttctccccgtgtgtgtgggtttcctctgccacagtccaagaacatgcagaggttaactgaactctctaaactgaccgtaggtgtgagtgtgagagtgaatggttgtttgccctgtgtcagctgggattggcaccccctcatgcggaggatatgtggtagatgatgaatgaaggaagtccaaaataacacacaactacCTACTGAGCTGcctcacacatgtgcagtgatACAACCACAGAGGCGTCAGCCTTTGTGCCTGCTAACACGTATAAGTGAAATAGAAAGAGAGTGAACTCCTGGTTTTCTTTTCGCAGTATTTGTTGCTTTGGTTTTGCAAAGTATTCTAAGTGTTCTTCTTTGTTCTTGCAAAACCATGGAGGATTCCATGTTTAACTTCACACCTGTGTGTtatgctcgctctctctctctctctctccctccctctctctctctctctctctctctctccctctctccctccacagCAAGCCTTCAATGCGACAGCTGTAATCCGCCACATGAGGCGTTTGCAGCTGGGAACCAGCTTTGGCAGCAGCATTTCCAGCAACAACTCAATGTCCAATCCTCAAAGCCGAGCTCCGACCAAGAGCCAGTCTGTGGACTGTGCCCCGCTCTCTCTGAAGGACTGTGAGTGAcgcatcagacacacacacacacacacacacacacgtccaacTTTTAGTGCCGCACTCAGCTGAGCTGTGTTCACCATACTCCCATCTCCATTTAGCTCAGTGGCAACTGTTGAACTATTTTATTGCAGAAGTAAAACAATGATATGACTCATCATGAATCCGTTTAAGTTAGCAGTCTAAATCATTAAAGTTGCATTTTGGACTAAATGTGCATCAATTAAGTCGCAGGAACATTcaacatttattgttatttgaatAACGTTTGCTGGGAACCGCAGCGTCCTGCTGCTTTCAGCAATCATTGagccttatttatttatttacattattgttttaaagATTTACATCTTAAAGAGAAACTAATGGTCTTAGTTTTGCAAACTAGCTGTTTTAAGGTGtctttttttgaaataattaaaacctacactcactggccaatttattaggtacacagaaTACTGAATACAGTGGCAGGAGCCCGTCGGCTTCATGTGATGTGCGCTCATAAATTATCTTCTACATACCATCGTTACGTAACGAGTGGTTGTTTGAGTCACTGTTCGAacctttctatcatttcaaacgTTTCTCTTCTGACCTTTATGATGCTAGAGGTCAGAAGAGAAAGACTCTTTCGCCCACAGAACTGCCGCTCActggatgttttcttttgttccggatcattctctgtaaacagtagaccagaccagaccaacAACCATGTCATGCAAAAAGTCTCTGAACTCGTGTGATTGGCTTATTAGATATTTATGTTAACATGCAGTTGAAGAGGTATATATCTAATGAAGAGTTGAACCAGTTGTACTTTAAACTTCAACGTGTCCCATATTCTGTTCCACAGGTCCTCCCATAGCCCCTCTGCCGTCTGCTGTTAAAGTGTGCAATCAGGACTCTG
Encoded proteins:
- the camk1db gene encoding calcium/calmodulin-dependent protein kinase 1Db; translated protein: MAKENGESGEGSWKKHVDDIKKIFDFKEVLGTGAFSEVVMAREKAVGKMVAIKCIPKKALKGKEMSIENEIAVLRKIKHENIVALEDIYESSNHLYLIMQLVSGGELFDRIVEKGFYTEMDASRLIRQVLDAVNYLHSMGIVHRDLKPENLLYFSPHDDSKIMISDFGLSKMEGTGDVMATACGTPGYVAPEVLAQKPYSKAVDCWSIGVIAYILLCGYPPFYDENDSKLFEQILRADYEFDAPYWDDISDSAKDFISCLMEKDPEKRFTCDQALEHPWIAGDTALCKNIHESVSRQMRKNFAKSKWRQAFNATAVIRHMRRLQLGTSFGSSISSNNSMSNPQSRAPTKSQSVDCAPLSLKDCPPIAPLPSAVKVCNQDSDAPAPICEETSVVAEPSRPRPSTVTVIHTGTK